The sequence cgacatctgaagaacaggtagctgaactcatctgcaagtgtagttcggctaatgtttCTGAAAACACAGGTAGTCGAACTCATCTTTAATGAAGTTTTTTCTTTcatagaaaagttcggttaggagaaaaaaaattgCGACATAACTGAAAAAAAATTCGTgtgggaaaaatatgaaaaaaaagttgcgatgtaaccgaactaaaagttcggctgggaaaaaaatcgatgtaaccgaactcaatatgtatgttttcagagaaaagttcggcaaGCACACCAGCGAGCCACATGGGTAACCTAGTCAAAAGAGCCGAAGAGGATGGGGGATGAGATTGTTTCACAatgggggcaagctaactctaccttccatgttaattcctgcaatatgacgccattgggggctcgaacctgggacctcctggagcgcatgaaattTTGGGAAACGCGGATGACCAACTGAGCTAGATGCTCGTtttaaaaaaggcaatcaacaaaTATTAAAGTCTCTTTGGTCTGTATTTTAAAAACAATTTtctatttttggaaacaaaaaacgaaagaaaacgcgtttggtaggttattttcagaaaacatttttcttttgttttctgtttttcaaaacaaaaaaatgaaaatgataaataattgtTTCGTatgttttctctttcttttttcttcattctttttcttttaagaacAAAGTAAGAAATCGGGgaaatgactgcaagtgagtcatgaccGGAATCACTTTCTCTGGGGGGcttgaaatatattttttttgtgtaGTGACAAAACAAAGAAATTACCTCTTAAACGAACATCGCTCCTGCGACGACTTGTTCCATATACAGTAATCATGCAATCTCTAAGAAAATTTGTATCTATTTTGTTACGAGTGGGTGACTTAACAAATTTCATTGCTTAAAGTAGATGTCTAAGTTCGTCCAATTCAGTTCTTTGGGTACACATTTCTTCCGGTCAATGCATAATTAGCAAATCACATAAAACAAATAGAGATACAGATGATATGAAATGTAAAAGACCTCTGATCTCAGTTCCATTTTCCAACTCTGGCAATTTTCTGCCATCCGTGAACGAAGTGGGAACGTAAATATATACGTGTATGGTATTAGACTTCACCCTGCAATACAATGTCATAGATTAAATAGAAAAGACTTTGGAGGAGATATAGAAAACTCTTTTACCATTCGAAAAGAATCCATGCGATGTCTGACCAGCCAACCATGTTGATTGTGGAATTTGAGCACGACATATTTAAGTAACTTATTCTGAGAATTCAAATAAATTCAAACTAACCAAGCGAAACCCAAAAATTTACTCATGACTTATATTCTCTCCGTCCCATTATTACAACTTCCGAAAGCAACAACCAAATTTTATGATTTATAAAACTTCAAGAAAAATCAGTATATCACAAACTAACGTCTAAGAATAATTCACTAATTAGTAATCTACACCGTCAGAAAACTTCAGTTACCCAAAATTCCATACAAAAAAAGAGCCTCAATTCTCATAAAGACTCGAACAATCAAGTAATCTAAAATATCcactaaaaccctaaaacaaataTTCCTTACAGATCCAAATAAAATCCCTACATCAGAAGAATCAACAAAATCAAGTTAAACAACTAATTCTATTAACATCAATAGATTAATCTGAAAAAATCAGCTTTTCAATCGTACGAAGTTACAATTTACAAACCAAGAAACCTAGCTATAGTattcaaaaattaagaaaaacccaTCCCCCATACATGAAAATAAGTAAGTTGATCGAATTTCATCTGATCACCTCAAATCGTATCTCCTTACCTAGCCTAGGGTTTTTTCCTGCTTTCCGTGTCTTTCTCCCGCTCAAACTAAAAGATGGGAAGAAAATGTGTTTCTCTTTCCGCATAAAAGGATACTCTCAAGTCTCAAGGGTGGCTTGGACTGGGCTCGACGAAAATTTCTTTCTCTTGTGGTTGACTTGGACTGGGCTTGACGAAAATTTGCCTTTCATTTAGAACCATTTTTTTGGGAACAATGGTTTTTTTggagaccatggtcttattaggccacctaccctacaatgataagggatgtcctaacaaTAATCCTACTTAGCAAGTTTACTAATTTTTCCTTAACCTAATTAACATTAACCCTAATACTAACCCTAAcattaaccctaatctaaaaaaaaaaaactgcggCACCCACTCACCCATTCCCTAATCGTCTtcctcttcctctcttcttcttcttcatttcaaactcgTCGTCATCAATGATTCATCGTCGATTCGTAAAATTTTCTCGACAAACCCAttcattttaaattttttttcatcgattcaattgaatagaaatcatcaaaataggcttGAAATGGTAGTTACAGTGTTGAGTTCGGTTAGAATGTGTTTTCTATTTGCCCTAGGTTCCTAACCGAACTCACtgaattgaagaacacgaagaacagttcggttctatgtgATTCAAAACTTAGTTACCGAACTATAGAGTTCTGCTGTTTCGCAAAGAAAATGTAAaatttccatgtaaccgaactgtagggttaaaaaaaatagaaagcaATTTTGAGGATGTAACCGAACCTTACCACTTTTCCCATTGGTTTTATTAGTCTTAAAACCGAACTCTGACCTATGAGTTCGATTCGATCACAAACATTTTAAAACCTCCATGTAATcgaactgtagggttaaaaacataaaaagatttttttttatgtaaccgaTGATGATGACGGTGAAAAAGATGAGTATgagaaagaagaaggaaatgaggatgaggaagatgatgatgaagaagaagaaaaagaggaagtGGCAGGGGAACTTAAGAAACAACCGAACTTACTAATCTGAGTTCGGTTGGATCGCAGAAGCATGCAGTTTGCGATCCAACCGAACCTTATACACTTATATCAAATTAATTTGTGGTAAAGTCCGgttagttgcgaaccaaccgaacataacgctgcatGCCAGAACTTCCATTGATATggagttcggttttgtcgataatttcACTGGGTAACCGAACTGTTGAAATAGTTTGTTCGGTATGCTCGCAAAAAAAGTTCTCTTAACCGAACTCTATTTTTCCTTGTAAACAAGGTTGTTCATGTGAAGAAAAATGGCTACATCAAAATATGATGTTGGGGCAGTAAAATCTGAATGACTCTTGTTTACAAATATATTTGGGCCTTACCGAACTCTGTATTTAGATTTTCTTTGTGAAAGTTCGGCCATGAAACTGTAAAActcgacaaaaccgaactcaatatatttGGGCCTTAAGCGATACACTTATATCAAATTAATTTGTACGTAAAGTTCGCttagttgcgaaccaaccgaacataacgctgcatGCCAGAACTTCCATTgatatggagttcggtaacctgagTGTTTGGATCAAGTAACCGAACTTCATCTTCTaactagttcggttacttgttcatctcacaagaaaaccgaacaacaccttcagatgtgttcggttacttgttcatcctcaCAAGGAAACCTAACTAcaccttcagatgagttcggttacttgttcttcatataaactaaccgaactgttcaaaatccagttccacATCTTACATTTTTGGGGAATTTTTACCAATtaaacatacattatctaagtttgcatcatacctgttcacccaaatactcatcctccggttgtggttgataaaatccatcatttttatcttgagtttcttcttgaataataaaaccatcttttaatttaatctcactaattgtttttaactaaattattttgctaatcataacctaaattaattaggagggtagattatgtattaaataaataactagatatggggtgacctagaattacttccaatgtctttacccaaaatagaaCCACAGTCcctaaaaaaaaccatggtcccaaaaaacggTTTCTTCATTTAAGTAAGCGAAATATCTTATGCTAGGGGTGGCTTCAGCCAGCCCTAGTTCGGGCATAGTTCCGCCCGTGTTTAAACAAGTCTTTATATTTGATATAATTTATTTGATATTATTTGGTTTTTAAAAACTGATTTCATccttaccaaacaatttttagataaTGAAAACAAATACTCCCCCCGTCCTAAAATtttagtccgctttgactaagtcaagattTTAAGGAGACCGAAGTAGTATACAAAATTACCCCTATTAAATGATGCGTTATtattaaaattaaaaacaaatataTGAAGCatgtaagaaaaatacatgtttggtaatattgttatttttagatatgttataaaagaagataaaaataaaaatctgtaTGCGTTGATTATAAGATGAATTGTTAAAAAAAATTCCCTCCAACTGAGTTTAGTTTCCCGCCGTGACACTTGAGAGACCAAAACCACTGGCGAGTTTAgagggaaaacaaaaaaaattcatttgagAGGGAAAACAAATTGAAAAGTGAAGATCTAGTTTATTTCCTTTTCGTATATACACTGACCATGAAATTTTAGATTTGTCATAAAAAAATTTGATCCTctcttatgtatatatatatccctGTTAAATAGTTTTTGGTTAAAAATAGAATGAAGATAAATAAGATTGATATTAAAAAGATTtgtttcctattataaagatttcatttaagattttcttaaaTTGGTTATTTTAAAATTAGTTTTGTAAGTATAAAAATTAAGGgtatatttgagagtttgactaaaaaatatgactataaacagaagctggacagaattttaggacagacgaaaatagaatagaggacagaaATTTTAGGATAGAGGGAGTAAAaaattgtatgtttttaaaagagtaaaaaactatttttgaaaacaatttttaaaaATCCAAATAGACTATTAGTTTCCGAAAGATGGAAGAAGTAGTCCACAACGAACATCCAGACTTATCCTCTTCAATTAATATGCTATTATAAGATTAGACTTAAACACCAACACGTATTAACAAGCACGTCGATCACTATGTATTAGAATTAATCCAAATAAAAAATATGGCAGCTAACCAACGTTAGATAAAATTTTCCTATATATACCGCATGATGATCGATGGATATCACCATCAGGCATCAAACGCTGTCAATCATGAGTACTATTGCATCTATCACCAATTTCTTAACCATTTTAATTCCACTACTTTGTTCTTCCGTATCTCAAACAAAATCCTTTTCTTCATCATATGATTATGAACAGCCACAAACTTACATTGTTCATGTCTCAAAACTCGACAAACCATCCATTTTTACATCCCACCTTGATTGGTATACTTCAGCACTTCAATCTCTTCCTCCTCATCTTTCTTTGTCGTCTCATCCTCGAGATATTATTATGTATACTTACAATCATGCTGCCCATGGTTTCGCTGCTCGACTCGCACCATCTCAAGTCACATATCTCCGTAGTTTCCCGGGAATACTTTCGATACTCCCTCAACGAATTCACCAACTCCAAACAACTCGTACCCCTAATTTTCTCGGTCTAAATGAAAATTCTGGTCTATGGCCTGAATCAGAATACGCCAGTGACATCATTATTGGAGTTCTGGATAGCGGAATCTGGCCCGAAAGTCAGAGTTTTAACGACTCAGGTTTAAGGAATTCTGTGCCGAAGAAATGGAAAGGTATCTGTGAGACTGCGCCTGATTTTCCCAACACATCTTGCAACAAGAAAATAATCGGTGCTCGAATTTACTACAAAGGATTTGAAGCAGAGTATAAACATAAATTAAACGAGACGACAGACCCAAAATCACCAAGAGATACAACTGGACATGGTACACATACAGCGTCAACTGCAGCTGGATCTGTTGTGAAGAATGTTTCATTCTATGGATATGGTGTTGGAGACGCAAAAGGAATGGCAACTAAGGCCAGAATTGCTATTTATAAGGTATGCTGGAGTGAAGGATGTGGTGATGCGGATATTATTGCTGCAATGGATCAGGCTGTAGCTGATGGAGTTGATGTGATTTCAATGTCCCTTGGTCCAGAAAATCAAAAGGTTCCGTATGATAAAGATTCGCTTTCCATAGCAGCGTTTGGTGCTGTACAGAAAGGGGTACTAGTTTCTGCTTCTGCGGGCAATTCAGGTCCGGGTCATTCCACAGGAGAAAATGTCGCGCCTTGGTTTCTAACAGTTGGAGCATCAACAATCGACAGAGAATTTCCTTGTAATGTGATTTTAGGAGACGGTAGGATTTTTACGGGTGTGTCATTATATTCCGGCAAATCACTGGAAAAAGTACAATTGGTTTCATCTAGTGATATTGGTAGCCAATTTTGTAAAGACGGAGAGCTTAATTCAACCCAGGCCGCAGGAAAGATTGTTCTTTGTGATCCTGGTAATATTGTTGCACAGGGAAATGCAGTCAAAATAGCTGGTGGTGTTGGATTGATTTCATCGGAATGGGAAAACAATGGAGATGGAGTGGATGCTGAATCACCTATGATTCCAGGAGCTAAGGTGACATTCAGTACCGCGGGGGCAATTATTGAATATATAAACAAAGAACAAAATCCAGCAGCGTCACTCGTATTCAGAGGAACCGTGATCCGATCTTCACCAGCTCCAAAAGTTGCTTCATTTTCTAGCCGTGGCCCGAATCATTTAACTCCTGAAATTCTGAAACCGGATGTTATCGCACCGGGTGTTAATATCTTGGCTGCTTGGACCGGAGCTGCTGGTCCATCAGATTTAGAAGTCGATAAAAGAAGGGTTGCGTTCAACATAATGTCTGGTACTTCCATGGCATGCCCTCACGTGAGTGGATTAGCTGCAATGCTTCGACATGCTCATCGCAAATGGAGTCCTGCTGCAATCAAGTCTGCTCTTATGACTACAGCTTATAATTCAGACAAAGCTGGTAAACCAATTACTGATCTGGCTACTGGAAAAGTTTCAACACCATTCCAACATGGTGCAGGGCATGTTGACCCAAATAAAGCCTTAAACCCAGGCTTGGTGTACGACATCCAGCCAAGCGATTACGTCGCGTTCCTCTGCTCCATTGGGTACAATCAAACACAAATGTCCCTCTTTATCAAGGACAGGAAGGTCGATTGCAGTTTAAACAAATTGGCTGCTGGTCCCGGAGATCTGAATTACCCATCATTCTCGGTTGTTTTCAAATCATCCAATGACTCGGTTAAGTACAAGAGAGTGCTCACTTACGTCGGGAAGCTCGGATTTGCGCTTTACAGAGTGAAGGTTAACAGTCCACCGTCAGTTAAGATTACCGTCACACCAAACTTACTTCTATTCACCTCGTTAAGCCTGAAGTCCTCTTATGAAGTCACATTCACTAGCTTGGATCTTAACACTACTAAAATGGAGTTTGGGTCTATCGAGTGGACTGACACTAATAGTGTGCACGTCGTGCGGAGCCCTGTTGCTTTAATGTGGCCATCTCCAGCTGCTAATGCTTCTACCACAAGTTTGACTGATTCCTGATGTTTGCAAGAAACTCAATGAAATCGATCACTTATCTTGtgtgaaataataaaatttggcCAAGATTCTTCTTTGTCCCCCACATGACGGACCCCTTTCTTAACTACACCATGTGTTCTTGAATTTTTTGACTCTTTTCCAGATTTCGTGGGATCTTGAATTCCATAATACTCATTGAATGCCTTATGTTAGGTTAGTGGCAGCTGATTACCAGCTGAGTGCGCAGTGAGCATTGTTGGAAAATGATTACTAATGATTTTAAggttttaataaaattataatttattgtttttttttgtgaatgaaaaatttattagtcccatattgtggaagttccactttttagttgttttaagagactatacaagctttttagtcccacatcgggaagTTCCTatttttaagttgtattattccattatataaacaaatttactacttttgtaaaatttaGGGGAaaagggttgctctatattttagagggacttctaagggaaaatattttatagcgtttcttaagcgttcgcgattttccttaacggttttttcagatttgccaagctcaagttgagcatctactacatatgctagtagtaggtg comes from Papaver somniferum cultivar HN1 unplaced genomic scaffold, ASM357369v1 unplaced-scaffold_158, whole genome shotgun sequence and encodes:
- the LOC113336999 gene encoding subtilisin-like protease SBT1.4 yields the protein MSTIASITNFLTILIPLLCSSVSQTKSFSSSYDYEQPQTYIVHVSKLDKPSIFTSHLDWYTSALQSLPPHLSLSSHPRDIIMYTYNHAAHGFAARLAPSQVTYLRSFPGILSILPQRIHQLQTTRTPNFLGLNENSGLWPESEYASDIIIGVLDSGIWPESQSFNDSGLRNSVPKKWKGICETAPDFPNTSCNKKIIGARIYYKGFEAEYKHKLNETTDPKSPRDTTGHGTHTASTAAGSVVKNVSFYGYGVGDAKGMATKARIAIYKVCWSEGCGDADIIAAMDQAVADGVDVISMSLGPENQKVPYDKDSLSIAAFGAVQKGVLVSASAGNSGPGHSTGENVAPWFLTVGASTIDREFPCNVILGDGRIFTGVSLYSGKSLEKVQLVSSSDIGSQFCKDGELNSTQAAGKIVLCDPGNIVAQGNAVKIAGGVGLISSEWENNGDGVDAESPMIPGAKVTFSTAGAIIEYINKEQNPAASLVFRGTVIRSSPAPKVASFSSRGPNHLTPEILKPDVIAPGVNILAAWTGAAGPSDLEVDKRRVAFNIMSGTSMACPHVSGLAAMLRHAHRKWSPAAIKSALMTTAYNSDKAGKPITDLATGKVSTPFQHGAGHVDPNKALNPGLVYDIQPSDYVAFLCSIGYNQTQMSLFIKDRKVDCSLNKLAAGPGDLNYPSFSVVFKSSNDSVKYKRVLTYVGKLGFALYRVKVNSPPSVKITVTPNLLLFTSLSLKSSYEVTFTSLDLNTTKMEFGSIEWTDTNSVHVVRSPVALMWPSPAANASTTSLTDS